The Haloarcula sp. CBA1127 genomic interval GAACTCTTCTTCGATGCCGAGCGTCCCCATCCGGGTAAAATGCTCGGCAGAACCCGTCGCGTCCATTAATCAGCACATCGGAATCGACCCGCTAAAGCCTTCCGTCCCCGCCCGCTCAGCCCGCACAACTGGATTCCATCCTGACGTGAATCGCGTGAGCAAGAGGTCCCGCGTCAGTCCTTGCGGGGCCGAGCGACGATACCGAGATGGTCCTCGTGATACGGGTCCAGTCGCGCCGTCTCAAGCAGTTCATACTCGGCGCTGAGTTCCGCACGCACGCTGTCGAACACGGCGTCGGGGTCAGCAGTCACGTCCTCGCTCCGGGCTTTGATAGCTGCGAGGAGCCGACCGTCGTCGGCCAGGAACTGCTTGTTGAGCGTCGCCACCCGGGCCTGCCCTCTGGTCGCCACGTCCTGCACGACCACGTCGACCGGTTCGACGACGTGGGCGTAGCTCTCAGGCTTGCGTGCGTCCTTGAGCAGCGGAAAGAGGTTCCGCCGGCTCTCCGCGGCGTCCAGCAGCTCCCGCACCGGACGGGGCGCGAACTCGACGGCGTAGGTCGGCCCGCCGAAATCAGCGACGTGGCTCACGGTCGTCCCGGCCGCCGCACCGAGGTACAGCACTGTCTCGCCGCCATCGAGGCCGGTGTCCATTCCGTGCGCAAGCATCGCGCCGAGCTTCGAGCGGTGGGGGTCCCACCGTCGCCAGTCGCCGTCGGTCCGCTCGCCGTACACCGGCTGGCCCTGTGTGGCGAGGCTCGTCTCACCATCGAAGTCGTGGCGCTCGACGCCTGCCGGGAGCGTCATTCGTCGCCCTCCTCGGCTCGGGCCTGAATCCGCTCGATTCGTTCGTCGAGTTCCGCCTGCAGGTCCGGCCGGCGGTCGCCGCTGTAGTGGTCGATTCGGGCAGCAATCGAGAGCTTCCCGGCAAGTGCCCGTGCAGCCGAGCCGCGGTCCTCTCTCCGGGTCCCGCGCACGTACTCGTGAGTGAAGATGACGCCGTGTTTCGGTGACGGCGCATTCCCCTTGAGGTGGGCAAAGAGCGCGTCTTCCGCCCCAAGGACCTGCACCGTCCCGCTCGGTTTCTTCGCAAGCGCTTCGAGGCCACCGGCCAGTGAAATAAGGCGGGCCGCCAGCACCGGTCCGGCCAGCATCGAGAGGTTCGGCGCGACGGCGGGCGCGGTCCGCTCGATGTACGCCCGAAGCGAGTCCGCCTCGTCAGCCAGCCCGGCCGTCTGTTCGGCAAGCGTCCGGAGGGCCGTGTCGCCCTCGTCCTCGTCGTCCCGGTCGGCCAGCGAGCGGGCGTACTCGACGCCGCTGCCGCTGTCACCGTGTCGGCTCCCGCCCCATTCGGCGACCCGTTCGGCGAGTTCATTCGCCGTCCGCTCGCAGTCGGCCATCGCCCGGACCGCGTGGACGAGTTGCTGGTCGTCAGCGCCCTCCTGTTCGGCGACCGCCGCGCTGGTGGCCGCCATCGTCACCTCGTGCAGGCGGTCGTAGTAGGCCGCCTCGTCGTCGGCGAACCCTGCCTCGACGGCCTGCTGTGGCCAGTCCTTCGGCGTGTCGGCTCGCCCGGCCTCTATCTGTTCGACAGCGGCCGCGTCGTCGTCCGGGTCCAGCCCGGCGAACCACCCGTTGCTCATAGCCGTGTGTGCACGCCCGATGCGAAAAAGTGACCCGGTTACCGTCTGCGAAACGTGCCGAATTCCGCCTTCGATCCCGCCTCAGCGCATCCCTGGCGGCGGACCGCGGTCCCGTGGATCGTCGTCGCCGTCGTCTTCTTCGAGGTCGATACCGGCCTCCTTGCGTCGGCGAATCACTTCCTGTAACTGCCGATAGTAGTACAGTGTTCCCACGACGCCGATAACGATGGCGATAGCGGACAGGCCGCCGAACAGCCACAGGTCGCGGTCGAGGTAGTACCGGACGACGATCTGGTCGGAGGTCACCTCGTCCCAGCGGATGACCTGCTGGCCGTCGACGGTCTCCGATTCGTAGCCACCGGGGCTGATCCGTGAGAGGAACGGAATCCCTGCCCCGGTGTTAGGCGGGAGCACGACCGTGTACGAGCCGTCCTCGACGAGCGTGGGGGAAGCGAAGCGCTTGCCGGTTCGAGCGACCGAGTAGCCCACCTTTCCGGAGACGTTCCCGGAGAGATTGACTGTCGTTCGCTGGCGACTCTCCGAAGCGCTCAGTGAGGAGTTTGCGGCGCTAACGACTGTCCCGTTCGCGTACCGGAATCGAAGCGCACTGATCGGGACGCTCCGCTCGCGCCCGAGGCCGTCGACGGTATACACGTCGAACGTCGTCTCGTTTTCGACGGCGTAGACGGCGGTGTATTTCGATTCCTCGATGACGATTGTCCCGTCTGTCGAAGTGTTCCAGTCGTAGCTCGCGTTCTCGTTCAGCCGCTCTGGGTCGACCTCTTCGGGGCCGAAGAAGCCGCTACACCCCGAAAGGGCGACCAGTGCGAGAACGGCGACCAACAGGAGGTGGCGGCGTTTCATAGCTCGAAAGTCAGGGCACGATTGCCAGCAGCTCCGATGGCATGTACTGCCCGATGTCGGCGATCAGCCCTGGCGGGTCAGTGTCCGGGTTGCAGATGATGCTCTGTTCTAACAGGCCGATTCGTTCGACAGTGACGATATCCTGTGCGTGGCCGGCGCGGTTGACCGTCGCGCGCGCTTCGGAGCGCGTGACGCTGTTCGCGTTGATACGACCGTTGTTGCCACGGGTCCACTCGTACAGGCGGTCCTGCTCGACATCCGCAAGGCGTGCAGTGTCACCGGCGACGAACCGGAGCGGGAGGTGCTGGACCAGTCCGAACCGTTTCCGGATCTGTGACGGCGTTCCCTGCCCGAGACCGAGCTCATCGGCCGGAACCCGGACCGTCTGGCCGAAGCCGACATCGAGGACGAACCCGTCCTCGTCCCAGCTATCGAGCGTTCCGACGTACGTCTCGCCGTCCTCGTGGTCGGCGACCAGCTCGCCGAACTCCTCGCGCAGCAGGTTCTTCGCGACGGTCTCGTCCGGGCCGTCGAGGGTCACCGTCGGGAAGTCGTCGTCACGGAGACCGATGTCGTACGCCACGTCGAGGTCGCCGAGTTCGTTGCCGACCATCGAACGCAGTCCGTCGAGCGTACGGTCCCGAGCGTCGCCGGCGACGTACACTTTGGTACCGAGAACGACCATCAGGCTTCCACGTCCACGTCAGCGTTCAGTTCGTCTCTGAGCTCCTCAAGGCGATTCTCCATCGCGGTGACGAGACGGGTGTTCTCCATCGTCTCGACCTGATTGCCACATTCGGGGCACTCGAAGCCGAACTCCATTGCCTCGCCGAACTCGAAGCGGATACCGCAGTGCTCACAGAGGTAGAACTCGTTTTCCCGCTCGTACTCGCGGCGCTCTTCGAGGCCGTCGAGCAGGCGGTACATCTCCTCTTGCAGTTGTTCGGGGATCTTCTCGTACTGGAACGTCCAGAGGTACGTGAGCCACCCTGAGTCCTCGTCGCGGAGCCGACGATACGTCGCGAGGTCGTTCTCGTAGAGAATAAACAGCGCTCGGCGAACGTCGTTCAGTTCGAGTCCGAGCTCCTCGGCCAGTTCCTCGTCGGTCACTTCGCCGTCCGGCGGCGCGGCGGCGACCGGCATCCCTTTCGGTCCGACCAGCTCGTGGAGGTATTTCTGTATGACGGGGTCCTCCAAGAGTTCCTCAAAAGCCATTACCCGCACATCCGGGAGTCATGTGGTTAAAACCATCGGGTCGTCCTCTCTCGAACGCTGACGCAGAGGCCGGGGCCATGATGCTGTCGGGGAGTGCTCGATGTGCCTGCAGACGGACAACAACGACGGATAGCAGTCCCTTTTGCGGTACCACCACACTTGGAATTCGTCGTGACGACCTCGAAAACCCCGCTATTCGATTTTCTCGACCGGGGTCCGGCAGGAGGAACAGGTCTCTTTGTCGATAGCGACGAAGACGGAGTCACAGGAGGGACACTCGTAGAGATTCGATTCAGGTTCGTCAGCCGCGTCCGTACCGCTATCGCCGGCAGAGCTGGCCTGAACGCGTTTCTCCGTCACTGTTCCGGCCTGTGGTCCGTTGTCCGACTGCCGTTTCCCACTCGAGAGTACGTCCGATACGGATTTTTTGATTTTGTCTAGCATCGCGAGTTGTTGCAGGATAGTAGTCATTTGAATTACTTTAACAGCTGTGGTTTTCAAGTCACGGACAGTTCCGGACGACCGGCTTCACTGATGAACGGTCAGAGGTCGTCGAGCGGTCGCGGCGACGCCTGTTCGTATTCGATAACGTCGAACCCATCGTGGGATTCTCGGGACAACTCCGTCCATTCCTCTCCCAGGTTCGGGAAGTAGCGGTCCCCCTCGTTTCGCTCGTGGATGCGGCTGAGGAAAACCCGGCCGGCGAACGGGAGAAACAGGTCGTACACTGCCTCACCGCCGATGACGTAGGTGACAGGCGGCGAGTCGCTCGTTCCAGTGCCGTCGCCGGCGAACGCCTCGGTCGCACCGGCGCGAGCGGCTGCTTCGACAGCTATCTGCGGCGTCGTGGCGTACTCAACTGTCTCCGAATCGGCGCTCCGGCTGTCGTCGCTCGTCAAGACGACGGTGTAACAGTCCGGGATGGGCTTCATCGACTCGAACGTTCGCCGCCCGAGGATGATTGGGTGGCCGGCGATGCGGTTCTTGTACTGGCGCACGTCCTCCGGGTAGTGCCAGGGAACGCCGCCATCTAGGCCGATGACGTTGTTTTCGTCGGCTGCGACCACGAGGACAAGTTCGGTGTCAGGTATCGTTGTCATTTGTATCCAAGCGCCTCCAGTCGGTCGTCAAGGTCTCCGGCAAACTGCGTGTCAGACGCATCCTCGAACTCGGTGTAGCCGTCGAGCGGCGTCGCGATAGCCACGTCGGCGTACCGGTCGCTGTCGAAGTGGTTCCGGACGACAGCGGCGTCGATATTGCTGTCCTCGACCGTGCCGCCACAGCCCTTGATAACGGATTCGTGGGCACTCTCACCCCATGCCGCCCGTTTTCGGACCTCGTCGCCGGGCCGGTCGTGGTAGACCAAGCGGGCGTGCTTTGCAAACGGTGCAGCGTCGCCACAGACCCGTTCGGCTTCCTCGCGCATCGCCGGGCCGATGGGGGCCTGTGACGCGACGACGGTCCCGTTCGGGGAGGCAAACGCCGGGCCGTCCGCGTTGCCATCGTTGAGCGCTATCGCGCGGACAGCGTCGGGGAACCGGCTGAGTGTCGCCAGGTCGGTGACGCGGTGTCCCTCCCGCTGGCCGGGAGCACGGACGACGAGCGGGACGTGATACATCGTCTCGTGAGTCCCGATACGGTGGCTGACGGCTGGTGGTTCCTCGGGAATCGCTGTCGGTTCGCCGAAGCCCTCGCCGTGGTCGCCGACGAAGACGACAAGCGTGTCATCGAGGACGCCCTGATCGTCCAGTCCGCGGATCAGGGTCTCAAAGATGGCGTCGGCCTGCCGGACTGCACCGTCGTATATCTGTTCGAGAATGCCGGCGAAGCCAAGCGACAGGTTCCCCGAAAGGAACTCCCAGTGCCACTTGAACCCCATCGACTCCTGCATGTCGCGGGAGCGCTCGTCGCTCCACTCGTCGTACTCGGCGAGCGGTTCGTACGGGCGGTGGGTGTCCATCAGGTTGATGCAGGCGGCCCACTCGCTCTCCTGCTCGGCAACCCACTCCAGCGTCCGGTCGGCGTACCAGAAGCCGTTGGGCCAGTCACCCAGTGAGCCGTTCGTTTCGTAGGCCGAGTCGTACTGCTCGGGCGAGCCGACCGCCGTCTGGAACACGTCGTCGAGCCCTGATTCGTGGTCGGTCAGGAACGGATTGTCGGAGAACAACCCCGTGTCATAGCCCGCTTCAGCCAGTTCTTCGAAGATTGTGTGGCCGGCGTCGAGTCTAGCGGTGTGGTCGACACCGTGTTCGTGGGTCTCGTGGCCCGTGAACATGCTGACGTGGCTGGGGACGGTCCAGTTGCTCGGGCTGCGAGCCTGCGTGTACACCGTCGCCTCCTCGGCGAAGGCGTCGAGAAAGGGCGTCGTCTCCCGGCGATAGCCCAGCACGGAGGTGCTCCGGGCGCGGAGACTGTCAGCGACGACGAGCAACACGTTATGACGCGACATCTGAGCCACAGTTAGCGTCGAGCGATAAAAGGCCCGCGGCACAACTGCGTGGGTATCACTCCTCGTCGGGGTCGACGACTCGCTTGCCGGTCTCCTGCGGCACGACGACTCTATCGGGGTTCTCCCACTCGCGGTCCAGTTCCCGGCCCTCGAACAGGCGGTCGAGGAAGACGGCCAGCGAAGCGACTTCGGAGTGTGGCTGGTTGGTGACGCCGACGTTCCAGTCGGCGTGTTCGTACACCTCGAAGGGGACTTTCTCCGCGCCGACGACGACCAGTAGCGGCTCTTCGGCGTGGGCCTCGCGGACATCGGCCTCGATATCCTGGACCGGCTCGCCGTACATCGTCAGATGGACGACGCGCCCCTCGAAATCGCGGATGAGCCGCTTCGGTTCCTCTGTCGAAGCCACGTCGAAGGGGCCACCGAACCGGTCGGTGATGTCGATGACAGTATCAGCCTGGTTGCGGGCGGCGTTGGCCAGCACAACCTTGTCGGCCCCGAGCGCGCGTGCGGTCAGTCCAACGTGGGTCGTCATCCGCTCGTCCCGGCCGGGCCGGTGGCCCAGTCGGAGCACCGTCACCTGCGGGGAGTCCTTCATCCGTCGCTCCGTGCGTCTTCAATGGCGGCCCGGACTGGTTCGTAGGCGATTTCTCTCAACTCGACTTGCTCGCCGTTGACGTACACGGCTGGCGTTCCCCCAACGCCGCGGTCGATACCGGCTTCGCGGTCACCGGAAACTGTCGGGCGGTACAGTTCTCCCGTCGCGGCCGCTCGAACCGTCTCGCCGTCGATGTCTATGCCTTCCGTTAGGTCGGCGTAGGTGTCCGGCCCCAGCTGGCTCTGGTTCGCGAACAGGCGCTCTGAGTAGGTGAAGAAGGCCTCGTCGCCGACGTTGTCCTGCACGGCGCGCGCGGCGCTTGCGGCCTGCCACGAGGCGTTCTTGTCGACCGGAACCGGGAAGTCGTGGAACTCGTAGCGGATGGTTCCATCAGTGAGGTAGTTCTCCCGAATCTGCGGGTAGACGGACTCCGAGTAGGTCGCACAGTGTGGACAGGCGTAGTCTTCGTACACCGCAACCGTAACGTCGGCCTCTGGGTCGCCCGCGACGGGCGTCGAGAGCGGCTGGCCCGGTGCGGGCGTCGGCGTCGCCGTCTCTGTTTCGGCCGACTCAGAACCGCCGCCGGCACATCCGGCTAGCGCGCCGAGGGTAACGGTCGTCGCCGAGAGAACGCTACGGCGAGTGAATCGGGTCATAACCGACCCTCACAGGGGAAGCTATAAAACGACGTTGTCATCTGTTACGTGCCTACCGACTCCACCGGAATCGGCCGCGACCACAACGTTTTTTCTCGCCTGGGAAGCATCGCACCTATGGACGTATCAGAGAAGCGAATAGTCGTTACCGGCGGGGCAGGCTTTATCGGGTCGCATCTGGTTGAGCGCCTCGTTCCGGACAACGACGTCGTCGTCGTCGACAACGAAGCGAACGGGCAATCCGAGTGGGTCCATGAGGGTGCAACCTATCTGGACGGTGACCTCACCGACCCCGATGTCGTCGCTGAGGCTATCACGAGCGATGTCGACCTCGTCGTTCACCTCGCGGCGTCGAAGCTGGTCGACACGGACACCCCTCGCCGCCAGTTCGAGGACAACAGCGATATCACGTACAACATTCTCGAACAGATGCAGGAAGCCGGCGTCGAAAACCTCGTGTTTACGTCGTCGTCCACGGTATACGGCGAAGCACCGCGACCGACTCCGGAGGATTACGCGCCGCTTGAGCCAATCAGTGTCTACGGCGCGACGAAACTCGCCGAAGAGTCGCTCGTCTCGACGTACGCCCACAGCCACGACATCCAGTCGTGGGTGTTCCGGTTTGCGAACATCGTCGGCCCGCGCCTGCGCGGTGCGGTCATCCCCGACTTCATCGAAAAACTCACCGATGACCCGTCGACGCTGACGATTCTCGGTGACGGTCGTCAGGAGAAGTCCTATATGCACATCTCCGAGTGCATCGACGCGATGCTGTTTGCCGTCGAACACGCCGACAAGGACCACAACGTGTTCAACCTCGGCACGCGGACGACCACATCGGTCGACCGCATCGCCACTATTGTCGCTGACGAGATGGATATCGACCCTGAATATGAGTACACCGGCGGTGACCGCGGCTGGACGGGTGACGTGCCGCGAATGCGTCTCTCCGTCGACAAGCTCTCGGCGCTAGGCTGGGAACCCGAACAATCGAGCGACGACGCCGTGCGGCAGTCGACCCGCGAACTGCTCGAAGAACTCTAAGGGCGGACTTAGGCCGGGTACGTACCGTTCAGCTGTGATTTTTCGATGACGTGGCCGCTGGCCGCGTCGTACACGTCATCCTTGTCTGCCGCCGGGGAGAGATCGAGCGTCGTGTCTAGCGCGTACAGGAGGAACCGATACGTGTGCTCTCGGTCCGGCGGATTTGGACCGCCCCAGCCGACCTCGCCGAAGTCGTTCTGTCCTTCTGTGGCCTCGTCGGGCACCCACCCCTCCGGTATCCGACCAATATCTGGCGGGATTTTCCAGACGAGCCAGTGGTCCCACACCTTTCCGGCCGGCTCCTCGGCGTCCGGGTCGTCGACGATGAGGAGGAGTGACGACGCGTCCGACGGGACGTTTTTGATTTCTAGCGGTGGGTTCGTGTTTGCCGCCGAGTAGCCGTGTTCCTCGGGGATACGGTCCCCGTCGTCGAAGGCCGGACTTCGGAGCTGTAGGTCTGCCATGTCGGGAGATATGACAGGCAAACAGAAAAACGTCGTCCCGGCAGCCATTTGCGGCTCCGCGCCGAACCGCCGGACGTGCAGGTCGTGGGCTACCGCGCGCGAGTCGACGAACACGCCGCGCTCCTGTTGGCCGAGGACGGAAGCGTGACTACTGAGCGATTAGACCCGGGCACCGAACTCTCGTACACGCTTGGCGAGCGCCACTGTGCCGGCGCAGTCGACGACGATAGACATTTTCACTGTGACAACGACCCCGCACCGTACTGCCCGGAACACACCGACATCTGGCCGTGTGCCCGCTGTACCGGGGACTGCAACAAGCCCCTCGACACTTGCGACGAGGAACACGCGGTGTATCTGGCAGCGTTCGCGCCGGATGTGATCAAGGTCGGTGTCACCCGCTCTTGGCGACTGGAAACGCGGCTCCGTGAACAGGGGGCTGACAGGGCCGCCCACCTCCGGACCGTCGCCGACGGTCGTATCGCCCGACAGGTCGAGGCCGACATCGCCGTCGAGTTGGGCGACCGGGTCAGAGTCCCCACGAAGATAGCGGGATTCGACCAGTCCGTCGACGCGGACTGGTGGGCCTCGCTCTGTGAGCGCTACGACCCGCTGGCGACCTACGACTTCGAGTACGACCTGTCCCTCTCGGACCGTCCGATGGCCGAAACCCTGGCGACGGGGACCGTCCAGGGAACGAAGGGACGAGTTGCCGTACTGGAGAACAACGGCAGTATCTACGCCGTCGACCTCCGACAGCTCGTCGGGTACGAACTCTCGGACGGCGGAACCGACCGCGACCTCCAGTCGAGCCTCGGCGCGTTCGGGTAACACCGGGCGGTCGGCGTCGCTGTAATCCGCACTTGACAGTACAGAAGACATTTAAACGCGGCTGTTGCCCATCCTCGTGTGCGACGTGAAACCCTCCTGACCGGTGGCGTGGTCGTGGTCGTCCTGACCATGCTCATCGGTGCAACAGCGGTCCCCGGCGCGCTCTCCGAACCCGAGGATAACGTTCGCGAGAGCTATCTCGACCTCCGCGAGACGACCATCGAACCGGCGTCGGTCGACGGCCAGACAGTGACGCTCGCCATCGACGCCCGGCTCTCGCACCGCGGCGGTCCCGCCGAGAACGTCACCGTCGAGACGCGGGCCATCGACGCGGACACCGGCCTCGTCGCGACGACGACGCGACAGTCGGTCGGCACAGTCGAAGGGGAACGAGAGGTATCGGTGCGGTCAAACATCACGGTCGAGCGGACGGGCGGCTATCGGATCGATACTATCGTCTACGAAGACGGGAACCGCATCGAGACCGGCCAGCAGTCCGTCCAGAACGTCGATGCCCTCACACCGGCGTACGCCCGCAGTACCGTGACCTTCCAGCGCTTCGAGAACGCCGGCGTGCCGCTCGATTCCATCACCTATCGGATCGACGGCGTTTCGGACAACCAGACGACGCTGAACGTCTCGGTGTACGTTACGAACGCCGGCAACAATCCGTCTGATGACCTCTCGCTGCGGCTCCGGGCACGCCAGGCGGACTCGAACGTTATCGCCGATGAGTCGAGCGTTCGGGTTGGCCAGATCCGTCCCGGCCGAACGGAGATCGTCAGAACCCAGCTAACGGTGCCTGACGACTACAACTACTGGCTCGACGGGATGTTGCTCTCCGACGGCGTCATCGTCGGAACCGAGAGCTCCCCGGCGAACCTCCATCCGACGGAGCGGCTTCAGGAGAACGAAACTAGACAACAGGTCGGCTTCCAGTCCAGCGATTTCGAGCAGGACCGGCCGGAAGAGCAGGGGATGGACGAACCACAGCAGACCTCGGCCGAGGGTCCCGGCTTCACGGCGTTGCTCGGACTGATTGCGGTCCTCGCAAGCGCCCTTCTCATCGCACGGAGACAGACCAATGAGTGACACCTCCAACACCGACGCAGTGGCACAGGACACCGGCGCGGCGACCGACGACGCTGTCGGCGAGACCGATGACGACTCGGGCCCCGCGATAGCTATCTACGCGCAGTGGGCGGTGTTCGCTATTCTCACGCTCGTGGCACTCATCGCGACACTACAGTTCTACTTCTCCGCGTCGTCGGCGATTGATACGTTCGTCACCGACAGATATCGGCCGCTGTTCAATGCGGCGTTCAATCTCGCCGTCGTGCTCGGCTGCGGGCTGGGGCTCTCGGTACTGGTCCGACGGCTCGCCTGAGCCCGTCCCCAGCCATATCAGGTACCCACAGTCGGCGTTTCAGTAATCCGAGGTTTCAGGCACCTGTCAGCCATACGTCGAGAAGGATATCATGACCCGACGACGCGCGACGCGGCGACGATTCCTGGCGAGTTGTAGCGCCATCGCCGGTGTGGGTCTGGCGGGCTGTACCGGCGGCGACGAGTCGACCGCAACTGACTCAACGCCGTCGCCCACCGACGACGGCAGTGTCACACCCGCAACGACAACCGACGAACCGACGGCGACCGACACCGCGACAGCGACGCCGGACCAAGCAGCCGTCGAGACGCTCGTCTCGGTCGGCGGCGACCGTGTGCCCGAGAATCTGGCGCTCGGTCCTGACGGTGGCCTGTACTTCGGTATCACGGCTGGCGAGGTTCGGCGCGTCCCTGCAGCAGAGACCGGCGCGACCGGCCTTTCCCTCGAAGATACCGAACAGATTGCGACGCTGCCCGGCGCGATTGGCGTCGAAGCAGCGCCCGATGGGACGGTGTACGTCGCCGTCGCCACGCAGGACGACCAGGCTGGCGTCTGGGAAGTCCCACCCGACGGCGGCGCGGCACAGCTTGTCGGCATCAGCGGGTTCCCGAACGACATCTACTACGACAATGACCAGGAGCGCCTGCTGGTGACTGAATCGCAAAACGGCGTGGTCTACGCGGTCACGACCGACGGTGAGCGGTCGACCTGGCTGGACGACGACCGGCTGGACACGGAGAGTTTCGGCGCGAACGGGATCACCCGCGACGCCGACGGCGATATCTACGTCGCGGTGACGCGAGCCCCCGAAGAAACTGGCAGGCTGCTCCGCGTTCCGGTCGAGTCGGACGGCGCTGCCCGCGACCCCTCGATGTTCTTCGAGGGCGAGGCGATATTCGGAGCCGACGGGATTACCAGCCGGGACGGGGACATCTACGTCGCGGCCAACAGCCAGAACCGCGTCGTCCGAGTGACTTCGGCTGGGACCACGGACGCCGTTGCAACGGCGGACGACGGTTTGGTGTTCCCCTCGGACGTGCTCTTCGGGACCGGCGACCAGCGGGGGTCGCTGTTCATCTGTAACTTTGCAAACCAGTCGCCCGAAGACGGCGCGATTCTCCGGACTAGCGTCCCTCGCTGACCGACCGTTTATCGAGTCTGTCTTCGGACGACAACCCTTTTCAGCGGCCCAACCAAATCCGAGCATATGGCAGACGATGAACCTGAAGACGCTGGCGAATCGGCGGACGCGACAGAGGAAGGCGGCGAGGAGAAGTCCTTCCGCGAGCGAGTCGAGGAGATCCGACAGCAGCGCGCCGAGGAGCGTGAAGAAGGCGAGGGCGACGGCGACGAGATGAGCCGCGAAGAGCGCATGGAAGAGATGATGGGCGGTGGCGGCGGCCCCGGCGGCATGGGCGGGGGCAACCCCTTCGCACAGATGATGGGCGGCATGATGGGTGGCGGCCCCGGCGGTCCCGGTCCGGGTGGCCCCGGCGGCATGGGCGGCGGCCCGCCAAGCCAGCACGAGGAATCGGGCGGCAGCGACAACGAGGAACTCACGCGCGAGATGCGAAAGCTCCGAGACGAAGTCCACGATATGCGGCGCTCGCTCGACCGCATCGCCGACGCGCTCGAAGACTAACGGAACACGACTTGCCGACGTTTTTGCGGACGAACGGGACAGAGTCATCCAAATCCCACCGATAGCATCCGCTCAGCATCGAATAGCGATAGGGTGACATGAGTCTCTGAACGGGGCCAACAAGAGCCGAAAAAGACGGTCTCCCAGTCGCTACATATCGTCAAACGAGACACCGGTAATCTCGAACCGTGCGCCGCCGTCAGCACTGTCGTGGACGCTGATCTCCCAGCCGTGCGCCTCCACGACCTGCCTGGCGATACTCAGCCCGAATCCAGTCCCCTCCGTGCTCGTCGAGTAGCCGGCTTCGAACACGGTGTCCCGGTCGGCTTCGGGGATGCCGGGGCCGTCGTCCGCGACGTAGAACCCGTCGGCTACCGCCCCGACCGTCACGGTCACGTCCGGCCCGGCGTGCTCGACCGCGTTCCGAACGAGGTTCTCGAATAGCTGTTTCAGACGGCTCTCGTTTGCCAGGACAGTCCGGTCGATGTCGGTGACGAGCGTGGCATCGGCCGTCTCGACGTTCGTCCAGCAATCTTCCACGAGCGGTGTGAGCGCAACCGGTTCGGGGTCTGTCACGGTCTCACCGTCCTGCGCCAGTGTGAGCAGATCAGTTAGCAGTGTGTCCATCCGCTCGTGTGCTCGCTCGACAGCGGCCAGATGCTCACTTTGGCACTGCTTGCGTGCCAGTTCCAGTCGTCCTTGCGCAACGCTCAGCGGATTTCGCAGGTCGTGTGAGACGACGCTGGTAAACGCTTCGAGCCGGTCATTGTGCTGTTCGAGTTCCCGCTGGTGGTCGCGCAACTGTTCGGTTCCCTCGACCTGCTTGAGTGCGCTGGTGACGTGTCCGGCCAGAATCTCTCCAAGGACGACGTCCTGCTGGTCGAACGCCGCGGCCGTTTCCGAGCCGGCCAGCAGGATGCCGT includes:
- a CDS encoding fibrillarin-like rRNA/tRNA 2'-O-methyltransferase, which codes for MTLPAGVERHDFDGETSLATQGQPVYGERTDGDWRRWDPHRSKLGAMLAHGMDTGLDGGETVLYLGAAAGTTVSHVADFGGPTYAVEFAPRPVRELLDAAESRRNLFPLLKDARKPESYAHVVEPVDVVVQDVATRGQARVATLNKQFLADDGRLLAAIKARSEDVTADPDAVFDSVRAELSAEYELLETARLDPYHEDHLGIVARPRKD
- a CDS encoding NOP5/NOP56 family protein; the encoded protein is MSNGWFAGLDPDDDAAAVEQIEAGRADTPKDWPQQAVEAGFADDEAAYYDRLHEVTMAATSAAVAEQEGADDQQLVHAVRAMADCERTANELAERVAEWGGSRHGDSGSGVEYARSLADRDDEDEGDTALRTLAEQTAGLADEADSLRAYIERTAPAVAPNLSMLAGPVLAARLISLAGGLEALAKKPSGTVQVLGAEDALFAHLKGNAPSPKHGVIFTHEYVRGTRREDRGSAARALAGKLSIAARIDHYSGDRRPDLQAELDERIERIQARAEEGDE
- a CDS encoding DUF5803 family protein; amino-acid sequence: MKRRHLLLVAVLALVALSGCSGFFGPEEVDPERLNENASYDWNTSTDGTIVIEESKYTAVYAVENETTFDVYTVDGLGRERSVPISALRFRYANGTVVSAANSSLSASESRQRTTVNLSGNVSGKVGYSVARTGKRFASPTLVEDGSYTVVLPPNTGAGIPFLSRISPGGYESETVDGQQVIRWDEVTSDQIVVRYYLDRDLWLFGGLSAIAIVIGVVGTLYYYRQLQEVIRRRKEAGIDLEEDDGDDDPRDRGPPPGMR
- a CDS encoding DUF2110 family protein: MVVLGTKVYVAGDARDRTLDGLRSMVGNELGDLDVAYDIGLRDDDFPTVTLDGPDETVAKNLLREEFGELVADHEDGETYVGTLDSWDEDGFVLDVGFGQTVRVPADELGLGQGTPSQIRKRFGLVQHLPLRFVAGDTARLADVEQDRLYEWTRGNNGRINANSVTRSEARATVNRAGHAQDIVTVERIGLLEQSIICNPDTDPPGLIADIGQYMPSELLAIVP
- the tfe gene encoding transcription factor E, whose protein sequence is MAFEELLEDPVIQKYLHELVGPKGMPVAAAPPDGEVTDEELAEELGLELNDVRRALFILYENDLATYRRLRDEDSGWLTYLWTFQYEKIPEQLQEEMYRLLDGLEERREYERENEFYLCEHCGIRFEFGEAMEFGFECPECGNQVETMENTRLVTAMENRLEELRDELNADVDVEA
- a CDS encoding dihydrofolate reductase; this translates as MTTIPDTELVLVVAADENNVIGLDGGVPWHYPEDVRQYKNRIAGHPIILGRRTFESMKPIPDCYTVVLTSDDSRSADSETVEYATTPQIAVEAAARAGATEAFAGDGTGTSDSPPVTYVIGGEAVYDLFLPFAGRVFLSRIHERNEGDRYFPNLGEEWTELSRESHDGFDVIEYEQASPRPLDDL
- a CDS encoding sulfatase: MSRHNVLLVVADSLRARSTSVLGYRRETTPFLDAFAEEATVYTQARSPSNWTVPSHVSMFTGHETHEHGVDHTARLDAGHTIFEELAEAGYDTGLFSDNPFLTDHESGLDDVFQTAVGSPEQYDSAYETNGSLGDWPNGFWYADRTLEWVAEQESEWAACINLMDTHRPYEPLAEYDEWSDERSRDMQESMGFKWHWEFLSGNLSLGFAGILEQIYDGAVRQADAIFETLIRGLDDQGVLDDTLVVFVGDHGEGFGEPTAIPEEPPAVSHRIGTHETMYHVPLVVRAPGQREGHRVTDLATLSRFPDAVRAIALNDGNADGPAFASPNGTVVASQAPIGPAMREEAERVCGDAAPFAKHARLVYHDRPGDEVRKRAAWGESAHESVIKGCGGTVEDSNIDAAVVRNHFDSDRYADVAIATPLDGYTEFEDASDTQFAGDLDDRLEALGYK
- a CDS encoding tRNA (cytidine(56)-2'-O)-methyltransferase; its protein translation is MKDSPQVTVLRLGHRPGRDERMTTHVGLTARALGADKVVLANAARNQADTVIDITDRFGGPFDVASTEEPKRLIRDFEGRVVHLTMYGEPVQDIEADVREAHAEEPLLVVVGAEKVPFEVYEHADWNVGVTNQPHSEVASLAVFLDRLFEGRELDREWENPDRVVVPQETGKRVVDPDEE